One Nodosilinea sp. FACHB-141 DNA segment encodes these proteins:
- a CDS encoding OsmC family protein → MTKSKPHLYRVEVIWTGNTGSGTQSYGTYDRAHTITVDDKPAIAASADPVFRGDKTKYNPEELLVASLSSCHMLWYLHLCAEAKVIVTRYVDYPIGTMMESGDGGGQFSKVLLRPIITITPESDSELATQLHGPAHQKCFIANSVNFPVQCEPSVQLEP, encoded by the coding sequence ATGACCAAATCAAAGCCCCACCTCTATCGGGTAGAAGTAATATGGACGGGCAACACCGGGTCGGGCACCCAGAGCTACGGCACCTACGATCGCGCCCACACCATTACCGTTGACGACAAACCGGCGATCGCGGCCTCTGCCGACCCAGTCTTTCGGGGCGACAAAACTAAATACAATCCCGAAGAGCTGCTGGTTGCCTCGCTGTCAAGCTGCCACATGCTGTGGTATCTGCATTTGTGTGCTGAGGCCAAGGTGATCGTCACCCGCTATGTTGACTATCCGATTGGCACGATGATGGAATCGGGGGACGGCGGCGGGCAGTTTTCTAAGGTTTTGCTCAGGCCCATTATCACCATTACGCCGGAGAGCGACTCAGAGCTGGCGACACAACTTCATGGGCCGGCTCATCAAAAGTGCTTTATTGCTAATTCGGTGAACTTTCCGGTGCAGTGCGAACCGTCGGTGCAGCTTGAGCCCTAG
- the petE gene encoding plastocyanin, which produces MQRVFRAAQRLGLVILSALLVVGTLTLASAPAAATNYDVKMGSDAGLLVFEPSTVTVKPGDTVTWVNNKMAPHNVVFDAAGVPGDKALADSISHTQLTFAPGENYATTFTSDMPAGTYTYYCAPHRGAGMVAKVILEN; this is translated from the coding sequence ATGCAACGTGTATTTCGCGCCGCCCAGCGTTTGGGCTTGGTTATTCTGTCTGCTCTGTTAGTAGTGGGTACTCTCACCCTGGCCTCTGCCCCCGCTGCGGCCACCAACTACGACGTAAAAATGGGTTCCGATGCAGGTCTGCTGGTGTTTGAACCTAGCACCGTCACCGTTAAGCCTGGCGACACCGTGACCTGGGTTAACAACAAAATGGCCCCCCACAACGTCGTGTTTGATGCTGCTGGTGTGCCCGGCGACAAGGCTCTGGCCGACAGCATTTCCCACACTCAGCTGACCTTTGCCCCCGGCGAAAACTACGCCACCACCTTTACCAGCGACATGCCTGCTGGTACCTACACCTACTACTGCGCTCCCCACCGTGGAGCTGGCATGGTAGCCAAGGTTATTCTAGAGAACTAG
- the gap gene encoding type I glyceraldehyde-3-phosphate dehydrogenase produces the protein MTTLKVGINGFGRIGRLVLRGGIKNPNLEFVGINDLVPPENLAYLLKYDSTHGRFDGTVEAVADGIVVDGKKKPCMAMRNPAELPWGDLGADYVVESTGLFTTFDTAHQHIDAGAKRVILSAPTKDPDRVHTLVVGVNHETFNPANDIIVSNASCTTNCLAPVAKVLNDAFGLTEGLMTTVHAATATQPTVDGPSKKDFRGGRGASQNIIPASTGAAKAVTLVLPELKGKLTGMAFRVPTPNVSVVDLTFRTEQPTSYEAICTTVKAAAEGPMNGILGYTEDAVVSSDFITDPHSSTFDAGAGIGLSENFFKVVAWYDNEWGYSMRVVDLMLFMAQKEGILSGIKIPATV, from the coding sequence ATGACGACCCTAAAAGTTGGTATTAACGGGTTTGGTCGCATTGGTCGCCTGGTACTGCGCGGCGGCATCAAAAACCCCAATCTTGAGTTTGTCGGCATCAATGACCTAGTCCCCCCTGAGAACCTCGCTTACCTACTCAAATATGACTCCACCCACGGTCGTTTCGACGGCACTGTTGAAGCCGTAGCCGACGGTATTGTCGTAGACGGCAAAAAAAAACCCTGCATGGCCATGCGCAACCCAGCCGAACTGCCCTGGGGAGATCTCGGCGCTGACTACGTGGTCGAATCTACCGGCCTGTTTACCACCTTTGATACGGCTCATCAACACATCGACGCTGGTGCCAAGCGGGTGATTCTCTCTGCTCCCACCAAAGACCCCGACCGCGTACATACCCTAGTTGTTGGCGTCAATCACGAAACCTTTAATCCTGCCAATGACATCATTGTGTCAAACGCTAGCTGCACCACCAACTGTCTTGCCCCTGTCGCCAAAGTCCTTAATGACGCCTTTGGTCTAACCGAGGGGCTTATGACCACTGTTCACGCGGCCACCGCCACCCAACCCACCGTTGATGGCCCCTCTAAAAAAGACTTTCGTGGCGGTCGCGGGGCTAGTCAAAATATCATCCCTGCCTCTACCGGGGCGGCCAAGGCCGTGACCCTGGTGCTGCCAGAACTCAAGGGCAAACTCACCGGTATGGCGTTTCGAGTGCCGACCCCCAACGTATCGGTGGTCGACCTTACCTTTAGAACGGAGCAGCCCACTAGCTATGAGGCCATCTGTACAACGGTCAAAGCCGCCGCCGAAGGCCCTATGAACGGTATTTTGGGCTATACCGAAGACGCTGTAGTTTCCAGTGATTTTATTACCGACCCCCACTCCAGCACCTTTGATGCCGGGGCGGGCATTGGCCTAAGCGAGAATTTCTTTAAGGTAGTGGCTTGGTACGACAACGAGTGGGGCTACTCGATGCGGGTGGTCGATCTCATGCTCTTCATGGCCCAAAAAGAAGGCATTCTCTCTGGCATCAAAATCCCCGCCACGGTGTAG
- a CDS encoding N-acetyltransferase, which yields MQVKDLTPAEWPWLLLLDADPSRELVDAYIHQSTVMGLLEGDAVIAVVVLLPRDRQVIEVMNIAVATSHQGKKLGKLLLAAAIERSRQLGAKRMVVGTGNSGIAQLAFYQKMGFRLESIDRDYFVRTYPEPIYENGIWCRDRVILTLDF from the coding sequence ATGCAGGTAAAAGACCTCACCCCAGCAGAATGGCCCTGGCTTCTGCTGCTGGATGCCGATCCGTCGCGAGAGCTAGTCGATGCCTACATCCATCAATCGACGGTGATGGGGTTGCTGGAGGGGGATGCTGTGATTGCAGTGGTCGTGCTACTACCGCGCGATCGCCAGGTCATCGAAGTAATGAACATTGCCGTTGCCACCAGCCACCAAGGTAAAAAGCTGGGGAAACTGTTGCTGGCGGCGGCTATTGAGCGATCGCGCCAACTGGGCGCCAAGCGCATGGTTGTGGGCACCGGCAACTCTGGTATTGCTCAGCTAGCGTTTTACCAAAAGATGGGCTTTCGGCTAGAGTCGATCGATCGTGACTATTTTGTGCGCACCTATCCAGAACCGATTTATGAAAACGGCATTTGGTGCCGCGATCGTGTCATTCTTACCTTAGATTTTTAG
- a CDS encoding GntR family transcriptional regulator: MATPLHISISEKLRHQIESGVYKSGDRLPSEHQLMETFSVSRITARQAVANLVSQGLAIAYRGKGVFVTPQKKVTYSLSSPLVFLEQDMARQEVAFSFESLIFEPTPAPAEVAAVLGIAPESRVYQQKKLFRMDGAAGAVDLSYLIADLGKRLAPLLEQQMSFPTLAQNGIPIERIDGVIECTHADYDLSGYLEVPLGHALMVYRYTAYSSDQQPVLHGSTISRADRFCYSLSTRSGR; this comes from the coding sequence ATGGCTACTCCGCTACATATCAGCATTTCTGAAAAGCTGCGCCACCAGATCGAATCGGGGGTGTACAAGTCTGGCGATCGCCTGCCCAGTGAGCACCAGCTGATGGAAACCTTTAGCGTCAGCCGCATTACGGCCCGCCAGGCGGTAGCGAATTTGGTTAGCCAGGGATTGGCGATCGCCTATCGGGGCAAGGGCGTCTTTGTCACCCCGCAGAAAAAGGTCACCTACTCTCTCTCCAGCCCGCTGGTGTTTTTAGAGCAAGACATGGCCCGCCAGGAGGTCGCCTTTTCCTTTGAAAGCCTGATATTTGAGCCTACCCCGGCTCCGGCTGAGGTGGCGGCGGTGCTGGGCATTGCTCCTGAGTCTCGCGTTTACCAGCAAAAAAAACTCTTTCGCATGGATGGGGCCGCTGGAGCGGTTGATCTGTCGTATCTGATCGCTGATCTGGGCAAGCGGTTGGCCCCCCTGCTCGAACAGCAGATGAGTTTCCCCACCCTCGCCCAAAACGGCATTCCCATCGAGCGTATAGACGGCGTAATTGAGTGCACCCATGCCGACTACGACCTAAGCGGTTACCTGGAAGTGCCCCTAGGCCACGCTCTCATGGTTTACCGCTACACGGCCTACAGCAGTGACCAGCAGCCGGTGCTGCATGGGTCTACCATCTCCCGCGCCGATCGCTTTTGCTATTCTCTCAGCACGCGATCGGGTCGTTAG
- a CDS encoding fatty acid desaturase yields the protein MLTNTTPAVEVRPLPRQPRQILSAAALATLNQRSNWAGARQFLGHLAVMSISGYLWATAPLGLALPALVIYGASLALMFCAMHECCHRTAFANPRLNDGAAWLAGLLSFYNSTFYRRYHKWHHRYTQIPGKDPELEDDKPTSLSNYAWQMSGISWWIGKVRSHSKVALRQLDGLYYLPESSHAEVVRSVQLQLLTYAAVVVVSTLLGQPWFLFTYWVLPLAVGQPLLRVVLLAEHTGCPNDANPLINTRTTLTLWPLRWLMWNMPYHAEHHLYPSIPFQALPAAHGQLKPYFACIDAGYVRAHRSIAADFS from the coding sequence ATGCTTACGAATACTACCCCTGCCGTCGAAGTCAGACCATTACCTCGTCAGCCACGCCAGATCTTATCAGCGGCGGCCTTGGCCACCCTCAACCAGCGATCGAACTGGGCTGGGGCCAGGCAATTTTTGGGCCACTTAGCAGTGATGTCCATCAGCGGCTACCTTTGGGCCACTGCTCCCTTGGGGCTGGCGCTGCCCGCCCTGGTCATCTACGGGGCCAGCCTAGCGCTAATGTTTTGTGCCATGCACGAGTGCTGCCACCGCACCGCCTTCGCTAATCCCCGTCTCAATGACGGAGCAGCCTGGCTAGCAGGGCTGCTGTCGTTTTATAACAGTACGTTTTACCGGCGCTACCACAAGTGGCACCATCGCTACACCCAAATCCCCGGCAAAGACCCTGAGCTAGAAGACGACAAGCCTACCAGCTTAAGCAACTACGCCTGGCAGATGAGCGGCATTTCCTGGTGGATCGGCAAGGTGCGCAGCCACAGCAAAGTCGCCCTTAGGCAACTAGACGGTCTATATTATCTACCCGAAAGCTCCCACGCTGAGGTGGTTCGTTCGGTGCAACTTCAGCTGCTGACCTATGCGGCGGTGGTGGTAGTCTCTACCCTGCTGGGCCAGCCGTGGTTTTTGTTCACCTACTGGGTGCTACCGCTGGCGGTGGGTCAACCCCTACTGCGGGTTGTGCTACTGGCTGAGCACACCGGCTGCCCCAACGATGCCAACCCGCTGATCAACACCCGCACCACGCTCACCCTCTGGCCTCTACGTTGGCTGATGTGGAACATGCCCTACCACGCTGAGCACCACCTCTACCCATCAATTCCGTTTCAGGCGCTGCCAGCGGCCCACGGGCAGCTCAAGCCCTACTTCGCCTGCATAGATGCTGGCTATGTGCGAGCCCATCGCAGCATTGCGGCAGATTTTAGCTAA
- a CDS encoding metallophosphoesterase family protein: MPRRIFIGDIHGHFDGLQRLWEAIAPEPDDKVYCVGDLIDRGPKSADVVDFVRRNAAGCVRGNHEQLILDTFVDGKINPPTLQGWIFSGGQATLTSYHGSAATLEDHLDWLRQLPLYIDLGDLWLVHAGVNPMLPVAEQSSYEMCWIRETFHSSLTPFFSDKLIITGHTITFTFPGVDPGQIVAGRGWLDIDTGVYHPRSGWLTALDWDNQIVYQVNVFEPIERVRSCAEAITYLDPTMIKKRPRDMATRAAF, translated from the coding sequence ATGCCCCGACGCATTTTTATTGGCGACATTCACGGTCACTTCGACGGCCTTCAGCGGCTGTGGGAGGCGATCGCCCCAGAACCCGACGATAAAGTCTACTGTGTCGGCGACCTAATCGATCGCGGCCCTAAGAGCGCTGACGTAGTCGACTTTGTGCGCCGTAACGCCGCTGGCTGCGTGCGGGGCAACCACGAACAGCTGATTCTCGATACCTTTGTCGACGGCAAAATCAACCCTCCCACCCTTCAGGGCTGGATCTTTAGCGGTGGCCAGGCCACCCTGACCAGCTACCACGGGTCTGCCGCCACCCTTGAAGACCACCTTGACTGGCTGCGCCAGTTGCCCCTCTACATTGACCTAGGCGATCTGTGGCTGGTGCATGCCGGGGTCAACCCCATGCTGCCCGTTGCCGAGCAGAGCAGCTACGAAATGTGCTGGATCCGCGAAACCTTCCACAGTAGCCTGACACCCTTTTTCTCCGACAAGCTGATCATTACGGGCCACACCATCACCTTTACCTTCCCCGGCGTAGACCCTGGCCAAATTGTCGCCGGGCGCGGCTGGCTTGATATTGATACCGGCGTTTACCACCCCCGCAGCGGCTGGCTCACCGCCCTCGACTGGGACAACCAAATCGTCTACCAGGTTAATGTGTTTGAGCCGATTGAACGGGTGCGATCGTGTGCCGAAGCAATCACCTATCTCGACCCCACAATGATCAAAAAACGCCCCCGCGACATGGCCACCCGCGCCGCGTTTTAG
- a CDS encoding alpha/beta fold hydrolase, which translates to MSMVTSGRFTLQEFPLQCGVVLPQVEVVYQVYGELNSHHSNAILYPTSYGAQHTDVDWLVRPGGILDPSRWCVVMVNMLGNGLSTSPSNCPVVAQPGVYFTHYDNVRAQQALVTQELGIDQLALVYGWSMGAQQGYHWGALYPNRVQRLAALCGTAKTTDHNKIFLYSLRAALTSDPTWNGERFEGTPDRGFHTFAQIYASWAASQAYYRAKPYLAWGYDSLEDYILRGWEAGYRQRDPHNLLAMIDTWLRCDVGDNPVYQGDYAKAMGLITAKTLVMPATTDLYFTPEDCKAEAELIPNAEYRPIPSIWGHRAGNPYQNPEDEAFIREAIAELLNQ; encoded by the coding sequence ATGAGTATGGTCACATCGGGGCGGTTTACGCTTCAGGAATTTCCCCTCCAGTGCGGTGTTGTACTGCCCCAAGTGGAAGTGGTGTATCAGGTTTATGGAGAGCTGAACAGTCATCACAGCAACGCCATCCTCTACCCCACGTCCTACGGAGCCCAGCACACCGATGTTGATTGGTTGGTGCGCCCTGGCGGCATTCTCGACCCTAGCCGCTGGTGTGTGGTGATGGTCAACATGTTGGGCAATGGCCTCTCGACCTCGCCTAGCAACTGCCCCGTCGTGGCCCAGCCCGGCGTCTACTTCACCCACTACGACAACGTGCGCGCCCAGCAAGCTCTAGTTACGCAAGAGTTGGGCATCGACCAGCTGGCCCTAGTCTACGGCTGGTCGATGGGGGCGCAGCAGGGCTACCACTGGGGCGCGCTCTACCCCAATCGCGTGCAGCGCCTGGCCGCCCTCTGCGGCACCGCCAAAACCACCGACCACAACAAAATCTTTCTCTATAGCCTGCGGGCCGCCCTCACCAGTGATCCCACCTGGAACGGCGAACGGTTTGAGGGCACTCCCGATCGCGGCTTTCACACCTTTGCCCAAATCTACGCTAGCTGGGCCGCCTCCCAGGCCTATTACCGAGCTAAGCCCTACCTGGCCTGGGGCTACGACTCCCTTGAAGACTATATTTTGCGGGGCTGGGAGGCGGGCTACCGCCAGCGCGACCCTCACAATCTGCTGGCTATGATCGACACTTGGCTGCGCTGCGATGTGGGCGATAACCCGGTTTACCAAGGCGACTATGCCAAAGCGATGGGGTTAATCACCGCTAAAACTTTGGTTATGCCCGCCACTACCGATCTGTACTTCACTCCCGAGGATTGCAAAGCCGAGGCAGAGCTGATTCCCAACGCGGAGTACCGGCCTATCCCGTCGATCTGGGGCCATCGAGCGGGCAACCCCTACCAAAACCCGGAGGATGAGGCGTTTATTCGGGAAGCGATCGCAGAGCTTTTAAATCAATAA
- a CDS encoding alpha/beta hydrolase → MQHRTHQVITAVALTGLGLGALVAPAGAAESVRLNYRGFSRTVPVALLTALAETGDSSGSLAGLLNQAGQNPAELRSLLTRPLPVNSVVLDRSLNSGPGEWALDQLGDSIHTSKGEADRQALRAALVLSASDDSHITLLEVLQKYPTEEVVLEGDRIQDAYNSLASFLRPLSIFL, encoded by the coding sequence ATGCAACATCGAACCCATCAAGTTATAACGGCAGTAGCGTTAACCGGCTTGGGCCTAGGAGCTTTGGTTGCTCCAGCGGGGGCGGCTGAGTCAGTGCGTCTCAACTACCGAGGGTTTAGCCGCACGGTGCCCGTGGCGTTATTGACTGCCCTAGCAGAAACCGGTGACTCCTCCGGCTCGCTTGCCGGGCTGCTCAACCAGGCGGGGCAGAACCCAGCGGAGCTGCGATCGCTACTAACTCGCCCTCTACCCGTCAACTCAGTTGTGCTCGATCGCTCTCTCAACAGCGGCCCCGGAGAGTGGGCCCTCGATCAGCTCGGCGACTCTATCCATACCAGTAAAGGCGAGGCCGATCGCCAGGCGCTGCGAGCGGCCTTGGTGCTATCCGCTAGCGACGATAGCCACATCACCCTGCTAGAGGTGCTGCAAAAGTACCCCACTGAAGAAGTGGTGCTGGAGGGCGATCGCATTCAGGATGCCTACAATAGTCTGGCCAGTTTTCTGCGGCCCCTGTCAATTTTTCTATAG